In a single window of the Niabella ginsenosidivorans genome:
- a CDS encoding outer membrane beta-barrel protein, giving the protein MIKGQIADSLQQPVAWATITLAKGDSVIFTTPTNEHGAFSFAIKRGMGGSLTITSAAYLPFTTPIHWGQVVSGKLDLGRLTLQQSGKNLQNVTVTAARPLIKKETDKLVYNTEADPESKFRSVLDIMKKVPYLSVDGQENLTLKGNSSYRILINGKPSGAVDNDPKNFLKTLPASTIQSIEVYTIPPAKYDAEGLGGVINIITTKRVGEGYKGSTNISEGFPSGGPSGGFSFTATHKKLGVELYGGGSFSSNPRVANTTNRTTSGDEPTHLNVSGNHKSRNNGRYIGTQFSYDLDSLQLFTVQLNLNEFNSKDNRNRSSVLQQEATTLQQFTMAGKTIAGNNGFDGGLNYQLGFRNDKSRLLTVSYRYMQYKTSSTDYNDFLKAINYPVTDFNQYNNTSTMEHTGQVDYIQNIKKVKMEAGIKTIFRDNKSQFNTMEYDSATDRFLDDPAQQDAFTNHQAILSAYNTYSFSLKSWGFKAGARLEETINDIDFASTQTTVNNNYFSLVPSVVINKSYTNGTYISLGYNQRLKRPGINRLNPFVNLSDPNFITYGNPDLKPSLIHNFDLGYGSNKKQSINIGLSYAFSNNLDLKTSRYDTASKVTFTTYDNSGKIAALMLNYNLNLAITKALRTVINGNIANFWIQSAVDLRIVKTQQLLYTATISNKYTFTKGWIVNASVYLYGKNLAPAQIQGTVSGYAATGFSVSKNLIENKLSLSAYINNPFTKFRNSRTEITSYDFAETTLNQEYFRKAGFSINYRFGKLKRDIKKNKRGISNNDVSN; this is encoded by the coding sequence TTGATCAAAGGACAGATCGCTGATTCATTACAACAACCGGTTGCCTGGGCTACCATAACACTTGCAAAAGGCGATTCTGTGATCTTTACCACCCCCACTAATGAACACGGAGCCTTTTCATTTGCCATAAAAAGAGGAATGGGCGGGTCATTAACTATTACCAGTGCCGCTTACCTGCCCTTTACAACACCCATTCATTGGGGGCAGGTGGTATCCGGAAAGCTTGATCTCGGCAGGTTAACATTGCAGCAAAGCGGAAAGAATTTGCAAAATGTAACGGTTACAGCTGCAAGGCCGCTGATAAAAAAAGAAACAGACAAGCTGGTATACAATACAGAGGCTGACCCTGAAAGCAAATTCAGGAGTGTTCTGGATATTATGAAAAAAGTACCCTACCTGTCTGTTGACGGGCAGGAAAACCTTACGTTAAAAGGCAACAGCAGCTACCGGATCCTGATCAACGGAAAACCCTCCGGTGCAGTGGATAATGATCCCAAGAATTTTTTAAAGACATTACCGGCATCCACCATCCAAAGTATTGAGGTATACACCATACCCCCGGCAAAGTATGATGCTGAAGGATTGGGCGGGGTTATTAATATCATAACGACAAAAAGAGTTGGGGAAGGATACAAAGGAAGCACTAACATCAGCGAAGGCTTTCCTTCCGGCGGCCCTTCCGGCGGCTTTTCTTTTACAGCCACACATAAAAAGCTGGGCGTTGAATTATATGGCGGTGGCAGTTTTTCCTCAAACCCCCGGGTAGCGAATACTACGAACAGAACAACAAGCGGGGACGAACCTACCCACCTGAACGTTTCCGGAAATCATAAGAGCCGTAACAACGGGCGCTATATAGGCACACAGTTCAGCTATGACCTGGACTCGCTTCAACTATTCACGGTACAACTCAACCTGAATGAATTCAACAGCAAAGACAATCGCAACCGTTCTTCAGTGTTGCAACAGGAAGCAACAACCCTGCAACAGTTTACGATGGCAGGCAAGACAATAGCCGGTAATAACGGGTTTGATGGCGGCCTCAATTACCAGCTGGGTTTCCGGAATGACAAATCCAGGCTGTTAACTGTTTCTTACCGGTATATGCAGTACAAAACCAGCAGCACGGACTATAACGATTTTCTGAAGGCTATCAATTACCCGGTTACCGACTTTAACCAATACAATAACACTTCAACAATGGAACATACCGGCCAGGTAGATTACATCCAGAACATAAAAAAAGTAAAAATGGAAGCGGGAATAAAAACAATTTTCCGGGACAACAAAAGCCAATTTAATACGATGGAATATGATTCTGCCACCGACCGCTTTCTGGATGATCCCGCGCAGCAGGACGCGTTTACCAACCACCAGGCAATCCTTTCTGCTTATAATACCTACTCCTTTTCCTTAAAAAGCTGGGGCTTTAAAGCAGGCGCACGGCTGGAGGAAACCATCAATGACATCGATTTCGCATCTACTCAAACAACCGTCAATAATAATTATTTTAGCCTGGTTCCATCTGTTGTGATCAACAAAAGCTATACTAACGGAACCTATATCAGTCTGGGGTATAACCAACGCCTCAAACGGCCGGGCATCAACCGCCTGAATCCATTTGTAAACTTATCGGACCCCAATTTTATCACTTATGGAAATCCTGACCTTAAACCCTCACTGATCCACAATTTTGACCTGGGCTATGGCAGCAATAAAAAACAATCTATAAACATCGGGCTCAGCTATGCGTTTTCAAACAATCTGGATCTGAAAACCTCCCGTTACGACACAGCCTCAAAAGTTACTTTTACCACTTATGATAATTCCGGGAAAATTGCCGCCCTAATGCTCAATTATAATTTAAATCTGGCCATTACAAAGGCCCTGCGAACTGTTATTAACGGCAATATTGCCAATTTCTGGATCCAAAGTGCTGTTGATCTCCGTATTGTAAAAACACAGCAACTGTTATATACGGCCACCATTTCCAACAAATATACATTTACCAAAGGCTGGATTGTTAATGCTTCAGTGTATCTGTATGGCAAAAACCTGGCCCCGGCGCAGATACAGGGAACTGTAAGCGGATATGCAGCAACCGGTTTTAGTGTGAGCAAAAATTTAATAGAAAACAAATTGTCCCTGTCTGCATATATCAATAACCCGTTTACGAAATTCAGAAACAGCCGTACCGAAATTACATCCTATGATTTTGCTGAAACCACCCTTAACCAGGAATATTTCAGAAAAGCCGGATTCAGCATTAATTACCGGTTTGGAAAATTAAAGCGGGACATAAAGAAAAATAAGCGCGGTATCAGCAATAATGATGTATCCAATTAG
- the lysS gene encoding lysine--tRNA ligase produces MSTQAFSEQEKIRREKLQKLRDAGIDPYPAALFPVSHYSADIKNNFTEEKKDDFAHVSVAGRVMSINDKGKVFFIKIQDKQGLIQLYIKRDELCPGEDKSFWDNVVKHGLDLGDFIGVTGYVFITKTGETSIHTQTLTLLAKSLKPLPVVKRDEEGNVFDEVTDPEFKYRQRYVDLVINPSVKETFIKRTKLINSIREFLNAQGALEVDTPVLQAIPGGAAARPFVTHHNALDVPFYLRIANELYLKRLIVGGFDWVYEFSRNFRNEGMDRTHNPEFTVLEFYVAYKDYFWMMETTEQLLEKAALDVNGTTDAQIGDQTISFKAPYPRVSIYDAIKEHTGFDVSGLTEEGLRDVCAKLGIHTDKTMGKGKLIDEIFSEKCEHHYIQPTFITDYPVEMSPLTKKHREKEGLVERFELMVNGKEIANAYSELNDPVEQRVRFEEQARLLERGDEEAMYIDYDFLRALEYGMPPASGIGFGIDRLVMLLTGQPSIQDVLFFPQMRPEKQD; encoded by the coding sequence ATGAGCACACAAGCCTTTTCCGAACAGGAAAAAATAAGAAGAGAGAAGTTACAGAAATTAAGAGATGCAGGTATTGACCCTTATCCGGCCGCATTATTCCCGGTAAGCCATTACTCCGCCGACATAAAAAATAACTTTACTGAAGAAAAAAAGGACGATTTTGCCCATGTGTCCGTTGCCGGGCGTGTTATGAGCATTAATGACAAAGGCAAGGTCTTTTTTATAAAGATACAGGACAAACAGGGCCTGATCCAGCTATACATAAAACGCGATGAGCTTTGCCCTGGTGAAGACAAATCTTTTTGGGACAACGTGGTAAAGCACGGGCTGGACTTAGGCGATTTTATCGGCGTTACCGGTTATGTATTCATCACCAAAACCGGGGAAACCTCCATCCATACCCAAACGCTTACCCTGCTGGCAAAATCGCTGAAGCCGCTTCCAGTAGTAAAACGGGATGAGGAAGGGAATGTATTTGATGAAGTGACCGACCCGGAATTCAAATACCGCCAGCGTTATGTAGACCTGGTGATCAACCCGTCGGTAAAAGAAACGTTTATCAAGCGCACCAAACTGATCAATTCCATCCGTGAGTTTTTAAATGCACAGGGAGCATTAGAGGTAGATACCCCCGTTTTACAGGCTATTCCCGGTGGCGCGGCGGCCCGCCCTTTTGTTACCCACCATAACGCGCTGGATGTGCCTTTTTACCTGCGTATTGCCAATGAGCTGTATTTAAAACGCCTGATCGTGGGCGGTTTTGACTGGGTGTATGAGTTCAGCCGTAATTTCCGTAATGAAGGTATGGACCGCACTCATAACCCGGAATTTACCGTACTGGAATTTTACGTAGCCTACAAGGATTATTTCTGGATGATGGAAACCACGGAACAATTACTGGAAAAAGCCGCCCTGGATGTAAACGGAACTACAGATGCACAAATAGGTGATCAGACCATTTCCTTTAAAGCGCCCTATCCCCGCGTTTCCATTTATGATGCCATTAAAGAGCATACGGGTTTTGATGTAAGCGGTTTAACAGAAGAAGGCCTGCGCGATGTATGCGCCAAACTGGGCATTCATACGGATAAAACCATGGGTAAGGGAAAACTGATTGACGAGATCTTCAGCGAAAAATGTGAGCATCATTATATACAGCCTACATTCATTACTGACTACCCGGTAGAGATGAGCCCGTTGACCAAAAAGCACCGCGAAAAAGAAGGGCTGGTGGAGCGTTTTGAATTAATGGTAAACGGCAAAGAAATTGCCAACGCTTATTCAGAGCTGAATGATCCTGTTGAGCAACGTGTCCGCTTTGAAGAGCAGGCCAGGTTGCTGGAGCGCGGCGATGAGGAAGCCATGTATATCGACTATGATTTTCTGCGTGCGCTGGAGTATGGTATGCCACCTGCTTCCGGTATTGGCTTTGGTATTGACCGTTTGGTCATGTTACTGACCGGTCAGCCCTCCATACAGGATGTATTGTTCTTCCCACAAATGCGGCCGGAGAAGCAGGATTAA